One genomic window of Mucilaginibacter sp. SJ includes the following:
- a CDS encoding type IX secretion system plug protein, translating into MRFFLSIALLILFAQQSFAQQSPYNNSVYSPAIKSVEFYNTAKQGSFPVINLGTDEKVLLTFDDLRGGSRNYYYTIEHCDANWNSSNLSSAEYLQSFTDDRLYNYSYSTGTMQKYTHYEISLPNNNIAPKISGNYVLKVYEDGDQSKMVLTRRMYVLGKRISIAADMVASPNNATRQTNQKINFTVDCSGLVVQNPAYALRTFIMQNARTETAVLNGQPTYIRGSQLIYNDVSINDFPGRNEFRLFDMRTLKLNSQRVAKIYKDSTNVVVLLGDPVRDQPNYIFQYDNDGKFYILNNDGTMPATDADYAHVYFTLSTNKNPNDGAPYVVGQFNNYRLDDSNKLHPLDNGRYTVNMLLKQGVYDYEYVWVDAKTGKADDIPFEGSHFETENEYQVLTYYRPPAARWDELVGFRELVTKR; encoded by the coding sequence ATGAGATTTTTTTTGAGTATTGCGCTCCTTATCTTATTTGCTCAACAAAGCTTTGCACAACAATCCCCTTACAACAACAGCGTTTACTCGCCGGCTATAAAAAGCGTTGAGTTTTATAATACCGCGAAGCAGGGCTCTTTCCCGGTTATTAATTTAGGGACCGATGAAAAGGTGCTGCTAACCTTCGATGACCTGCGCGGCGGCAGCCGTAATTACTATTACACCATTGAACATTGCGATGCTAACTGGAATTCATCAAACCTTTCATCTGCCGAGTACCTGCAAAGCTTTACCGACGACCGGCTGTACAATTACAGCTACTCAACCGGTACCATGCAAAAGTATACCCATTACGAAATTTCATTGCCCAACAATAACATCGCTCCCAAAATATCAGGCAATTATGTGTTGAAGGTGTATGAAGATGGCGATCAAAGCAAAATGGTGCTTACCCGCAGGATGTATGTGTTGGGCAAACGGATATCTATCGCGGCCGATATGGTTGCATCGCCCAATAATGCCACACGGCAAACCAATCAGAAGATCAACTTTACGGTTGATTGTTCGGGCCTTGTTGTGCAGAACCCGGCTTATGCCCTGCGTACTTTTATTATGCAAAACGCCCGTACAGAAACGGCAGTTCTGAACGGGCAGCCAACCTATATCCGTGGTTCGCAGTTAATTTATAATGATGTAAGCATTAATGATTTCCCCGGCCGCAATGAATTCAGGCTGTTTGATATGCGTACACTCAAGCTCAACTCGCAAAGGGTAGCCAAAATTTATAAAGATTCGACCAACGTGGTAGTGCTGCTTGGCGACCCCGTGCGCGATCAGCCTAACTACATTTTTCAGTACGATAACGACGGCAAGTTTTACATCCTGAATAATGATGGTACCATGCCAGCCACCGATGCTGACTATGCTCATGTATACTTCACGTTATCAACCAATAAAAATCCTAACGACGGAGCACCCTACGTAGTAGGCCAGTTCAATAACTACCGCCTTGATGATAGTAACAAATTGCACCCGCTTGATAACGGGAGATACACCGTAAACATGCTGCTAAAACAAGGCGTTTATGATTATGAATACGTTTGGGTGGATGCCAAAACCGGTAAAGCTGATGATATCCCTTTTGAAGGCAGTCACTTTGAAACCGAAAACGAATACCAGGTGCTTACCTATTATCGCCCTCCCGCAGCCCGTTGGGATGAACTGGTGGGTTTCAGGGAATTGGTGACGAAGAGGTAG